From the genome of Halomonas sp. 1513, one region includes:
- a CDS encoding histidine phosphatase family protein — protein MSNTLPHPSGSWRNRYLLMRHGHSLANQQGLIISHPDNGLTGYGLSPLGESQLEQLVAAWSWPTPTRVVHSDFLRTTETAARVARHFGLDTEVDVRLRERCFGALERQADSHYPAVWALDAQDPTHGEYGVESVASVAERLQAVIAELEETYLDATILLVSHGDPLQILLTALAGQPLSAHRDRPALTPASITPLG, from the coding sequence ATGTCAAACACTTTACCTCACCCTTCGGGGAGCTGGCGAAATCGCTATTTGCTGATGCGCCACGGCCATAGCCTGGCCAATCAGCAGGGGCTGATCATCAGCCATCCCGACAACGGCCTCACCGGCTACGGACTGTCGCCACTTGGCGAGTCGCAGCTCGAGCAGCTAGTCGCTGCGTGGTCGTGGCCGACGCCCACCCGGGTCGTGCACTCCGACTTCCTGCGCACCACCGAGACCGCCGCCCGGGTCGCCCGTCATTTTGGCCTCGACACGGAAGTGGACGTACGCCTGCGCGAGCGTTGCTTCGGCGCTCTGGAGCGCCAGGCCGATAGCCACTACCCCGCGGTCTGGGCGCTGGATGCCCAGGACCCGACGCATGGCGAGTACGGTGTGGAGAGTGTGGCAAGCGTCGCCGAACGACTGCAGGCGGTCATTGCCGAGCTTGAGGAGACGTATCTCGACGCAACGATCCTGCTGGTCAGCCACGGCGACCCGCTGCAGATCCTGCTGACCGCGCTGGCGGGCCAGCCGCTTAGCGCGCACCGCGACCGCCCAGCGTTGACACCGGCCAGCATCACGCCGCTCGGGTGA
- a CDS encoding phosphonate ABC transporter substrate-binding protein — translation MASLALISLLPLAMLASASAQADCPRGDLDSLYCDEDGDMVADRPTDESEWVNPDTLIFAYTPVEDPAIYSDIWQPFIDHLEEVTERDVRFFAVQSNSAQVEAMRSGRLHIAGFSTGPTPFAVNLAGAVPFALMGSDDGQFGYTLQVYTHVDSGIDELADLAGKRVAHTSPTSNSGNLAPRALFPDLGVVPDEDYEVVYSGSHDQSMLGVVARDYDAAPVASEVVDRMAARGLYDEDEVKIIYETDSFPTTSYNYAHNLHPDLVEKIEEAFFSFDFAGTALGEEFEGVDKFVPINYQDNWEMIRTIQAANDVRYTREDLE, via the coding sequence CTGGCGTCGCTGGCGCTGATCTCGCTGCTGCCGTTGGCCATGCTGGCCTCGGCCAGTGCCCAGGCCGACTGCCCGCGCGGTGACCTGGACTCGCTTTACTGCGACGAAGATGGCGACATGGTCGCCGACCGCCCTACGGACGAATCCGAGTGGGTCAATCCCGATACACTGATCTTCGCCTACACGCCGGTGGAAGATCCAGCCATCTACTCCGATATCTGGCAGCCGTTCATCGATCACCTGGAAGAGGTGACCGAGCGCGACGTGCGCTTCTTTGCCGTGCAGTCCAACTCGGCCCAGGTCGAGGCGATGCGCAGCGGCCGGCTGCATATCGCCGGTTTCTCCACCGGGCCGACGCCGTTTGCGGTCAACCTGGCCGGGGCGGTGCCGTTCGCGCTGATGGGCTCCGACGATGGCCAGTTCGGCTACACCCTGCAGGTCTATACCCACGTCGACTCCGGCATCGATGAGCTCGCCGACCTGGCCGGCAAGCGGGTGGCCCACACCTCGCCGACCTCCAACTCCGGTAATCTCGCCCCGCGGGCCTTGTTCCCGGACCTCGGCGTGGTCCCAGATGAGGACTACGAGGTGGTCTATTCCGGCAGCCACGACCAGTCGATGCTCGGCGTGGTGGCGCGCGACTATGATGCGGCCCCGGTGGCATCGGAGGTGGTCGATCGCATGGCCGCGCGTGGCCTCTATGACGAGGACGAGGTCAAGATCATCTACGAGACCGATTCCTTCCCCACCACGTCCTACAACTATGCCCACAACCTGCACCCCGATCTGGTCGAGAAGATCGAAGAGGCCTTCTTCAGCTTCGACTTCGCCGGCACTGCCTTGGGTGAGGAGTTCGAGGGCGTCGACAAGTTCGTGCCCATCAACTATCAGGACAACTGGGAGATGATCCGCACCATCCAGGCGGCCAACGACGTACGCTATACCCGCGAAGACCTGGAATAG
- a CDS encoding phosphonate ABC transporter ATP-binding protein, translating into MLEISNLVKRYGHDEAVLKGLDLTVEGNSVVAIVGASGAGKSTMLRCINRLVEPTSGSIKLNGHELVKLRGAALRRARRKIGMVFQGFNLLDRLTVMENVLAGRLGYVSLYQAISRRYPPADIERAFSLMERVGIAHYANKRADELSGGERQRVGVVRALMQEPEVLLADEPTASLDPRTSEQIMMLLQSLASELSLPVLINIHNVSQAKTYTERIVGLRHGKMIFDGAPGDFNKEALDAIYGGIESPDDEADEAPPNVAGVRHDQA; encoded by the coding sequence ATGCTGGAAATCTCCAATCTGGTCAAGCGCTATGGCCATGATGAAGCGGTACTCAAGGGCCTCGATCTGACGGTGGAGGGCAACAGCGTGGTGGCCATCGTCGGCGCCTCCGGGGCCGGCAAGAGCACCATGCTGCGCTGTATCAATCGCCTGGTCGAGCCCACATCGGGGTCGATCAAGCTCAACGGCCACGAACTGGTCAAGCTGCGCGGTGCCGCCCTGCGGCGTGCGCGACGCAAGATCGGCATGGTATTCCAGGGCTTCAATCTGCTCGACCGGCTGACGGTAATGGAGAACGTGCTGGCCGGTCGGCTCGGCTATGTCAGCCTCTATCAGGCCATTTCGCGGCGTTACCCCCCCGCCGATATCGAGCGCGCCTTCAGCCTGATGGAGCGGGTGGGCATCGCGCATTACGCCAACAAGCGCGCCGATGAACTCTCTGGCGGCGAGCGCCAGCGGGTGGGGGTAGTGAGGGCGCTGATGCAGGAGCCGGAAGTGCTGCTGGCCGACGAGCCCACGGCGTCGCTGGACCCGCGCACCTCCGAACAGATCATGATGCTGCTGCAGAGCCTGGCCAGTGAGCTGTCGCTGCCGGTGCTGATCAACATTCACAACGTATCCCAGGCCAAGACCTATACCGAGCGCATCGTCGGACTGCGCCACGGCAAGATGATTTTCGATGGCGCACCCGGCGATTTCAACAAGGAGGCCCTCGACGCCATCTACGGCGGCATCGAGTCGCCAGACGACGAGGCCGATGAAGCACCGCCGAACGTGGCAGGGGTGAGACATGACCAGGCCTGA
- a CDS encoding phosphonate ABC transporter, permease protein PhnE — MTRPDASATPPARTWRKPPFIANPWLRYGLWLAVVVYLVWAFGSLPFNWERISEGLPRAARIFGGGFPPSFERGGLLLTGFKESFQIAILATLLGVALSIPFAVMAARNVAPLPVYLFGRAVIIVSRSFHPVIVAILFVAAVGFGPLAGILTLTLYSIGFVGKLLAEEIEEIDWGQVEAMRATGAGYMATLFYAVFPQILPRQVGLSMYQLDSNLRASAVVGIVGAGGIGGTLMNAFGRYDYDFAFAILLIIIAVILLSEGISGWVRKKIW, encoded by the coding sequence ATGACCAGGCCTGACGCCAGTGCCACGCCGCCGGCCAGGACCTGGCGCAAACCGCCGTTCATCGCCAACCCCTGGCTGCGCTATGGCCTGTGGCTGGCGGTGGTGGTCTACCTGGTGTGGGCCTTCGGCAGTCTGCCGTTCAACTGGGAGCGGATCAGTGAGGGCTTGCCGCGGGCAGCGAGGATCTTCGGTGGCGGCTTTCCACCCAGCTTCGAGCGCGGCGGCCTGTTGCTGACCGGGTTCAAGGAGAGCTTCCAGATCGCCATCCTGGCAACTCTGCTGGGGGTGGCGCTATCGATTCCCTTTGCGGTGATGGCGGCACGTAACGTCGCCCCACTGCCCGTCTACCTGTTCGGCCGTGCGGTGATCATCGTGTCGCGCAGCTTTCATCCAGTGATCGTGGCAATTTTGTTCGTTGCCGCCGTGGGCTTCGGCCCGTTGGCCGGCATCCTGACCCTCACACTCTACTCGATCGGCTTCGTCGGCAAGCTGCTGGCCGAGGAGATCGAGGAGATCGACTGGGGCCAGGTCGAGGCGATGCGCGCGACCGGGGCCGGCTACATGGCGACGCTGTTCTATGCGGTCTTTCCGCAGATCCTGCCGCGCCAGGTGGGGCTGTCGATGTACCAGCTCGACAGCAACCTGCGTGCCTCGGCGGTGGTCGGCATCGTCGGTGCCGGCGGCATCGGCGGCACCCTGATGAACGCCTTCGGGCGCTATGACTATGACTTCGCGTTCGCCATCCTGCTGATCATCATTGCGGTGATTCTGCTCAGCGAAGGCATCAGCGGCTGGGTAAGGAAGAAGATATGGTAG
- a CDS encoding phosphonate ABC transporter, permease protein PhnE: MVDQATLLADRVWQRYDRRERLIRYAVLLVTMMVVYWAVRDIDIFWPWVWDAPNQISSLGARMWPPDPSGLAAIVNAMIETVHIATLSTMLTIFVALPVSYIAAQNTTPNRFCLWLGRFILVSSRSVNTIIWALLFVAIFGPGVLAGILAIMFRSIGFIGKLMGEAIEEIDRRPVEAMEATGASKAKVIAYAIVPQVMPAFFAIVILRWDINIRESTVLGLVGAGGIGVILQGSIDTFAWPTVATILIAIVVLVLIGEAITSLLRRKVL; encoded by the coding sequence ATGGTAGACCAAGCCACACTACTGGCCGATCGCGTCTGGCAGCGCTACGACCGTCGCGAGCGCCTGATTCGCTATGCCGTCCTGCTGGTGACGATGATGGTGGTCTACTGGGCGGTGCGCGACATCGATATCTTCTGGCCCTGGGTGTGGGATGCGCCGAACCAGATCTCGAGCCTCGGGGCGCGCATGTGGCCACCGGACCCGAGCGGCCTGGCGGCGATCGTCAATGCGATGATCGAGACGGTGCATATCGCCACCCTGTCCACCATGCTGACCATCTTCGTGGCCCTCCCGGTCTCCTATATCGCCGCGCAAAACACGACCCCCAACCGCTTCTGCCTGTGGCTGGGGCGCTTTATCCTGGTCTCCAGTCGCTCGGTCAACACCATCATCTGGGCGCTGCTATTCGTGGCCATCTTCGGTCCTGGGGTGCTGGCCGGGATCCTGGCGATAATGTTTCGCTCGATCGGCTTCATCGGCAAGCTGATGGGCGAGGCGATCGAGGAGATCGACCGCCGCCCGGTGGAGGCGATGGAGGCCACCGGCGCCTCCAAGGCCAAGGTGATCGCCTACGCCATCGTGCCCCAGGTGATGCCGGCGTTTTTCGCCATCGTGATCCTGCGCTGGGACATCAACATCCGCGAGTCGACGGTGCTCGGGCTGGTCGGTGCCGGCGGTATCGGGGTCATACTGCAGGGCTCCATTGATACCTTCGCCTGGCCCACCGTGGCGACCATCCTGATCGCCATCGTGGTGCTGGTGCTGATCGGTGAGGCGATCACCAGCCTGCTGCGCCGCAAGGTGCTATAG